From the genome of Ornithobacterium rhinotracheale, one region includes:
- a CDS encoding GyrI-like domain-containing protein — MKKVIITLLLLMIGIVVFPVFLPKSTHEEVEYIYEANPKKVYDYFNNLKKMSQWFGWCGNEPHIEAKFSAPAEGVGAYFKWNHENGEGGSVSITDAKENQFVGYNLVFGEEKANTSEAIFQVLDDGKVKVIWTFDTPEVSYPFQVYAFLMRRSIKKNLQNGLEKLDVLLLKEQAENPENQNANEVKEVSQPAQKLFGIMQSTSAGDDTEYRTAVGETLGLIESYLIDENAVSPTQINGEVVYFLKRNPTENTFVAGVFTDANVPAQEGMQYVEIPTYKCLTITAKNSPEEIRKAYQALEKYAQENSRYLLSNSWQIIRGEQVQIFIPLGQ; from the coding sequence ATGAAAAAAGTAATAATTACGCTCCTTTTATTAATGATAGGAATTGTGGTGTTTCCCGTGTTTTTGCCTAAGTCTACCCACGAGGAGGTGGAATACATTTACGAGGCGAACCCTAAGAAAGTGTATGATTATTTTAATAACCTGAAAAAGATGTCTCAATGGTTCGGCTGGTGTGGCAACGAACCCCACATAGAGGCTAAGTTTTCCGCCCCCGCCGAGGGCGTGGGCGCCTACTTTAAATGGAACCACGAAAATGGCGAGGGCGGCTCCGTGAGCATTACAGATGCTAAGGAAAATCAATTCGTGGGCTACAACCTAGTGTTTGGCGAAGAAAAGGCAAATACCTCTGAGGCTATCTTTCAAGTATTAGACGATGGAAAAGTGAAGGTAATCTGGACCTTTGATACCCCCGAGGTATCCTACCCATTCCAAGTTTACGCGTTCCTGATGCGCCGCAGCATTAAGAAGAATCTACAAAATGGCCTTGAAAAACTTGATGTGCTCCTCCTGAAAGAACAGGCGGAAAACCCAGAAAACCAAAACGCAAATGAGGTAAAAGAAGTCAGCCAGCCCGCGCAAAAGCTCTTTGGCATAATGCAGAGTACCAGCGCAGGCGACGACACCGAATACCGCACCGCCGTAGGCGAAACACTAGGCTTGATAGAAAGCTACTTAATTGATGAAAATGCCGTGTCTCCCACTCAAATCAATGGCGAAGTGGTGTATTTCTTAAAACGAAACCCTACCGAAAACACCTTTGTAGCGGGCGTATTTACCGATGCCAATGTACCTGCCCAAGAAGGAATGCAATATGTGGAAATACCTACCTACAAATGCCTAACCATCACGGCAAAAAACAGCCCAGAGGAAATCCGAAAAGCATACCAAGCCCTTGAAAAATATGCACAAGAAAATAGCCGCTACCTACTTTCTAACTCGTGGCAAATCATTCGAGGTGAGCAGGTGCAGATTTTCATTCCTTTGGGACAATAA
- a CDS encoding PspC domain-containing protein, with protein MDKTYNIGLGGFSFIMEESAFNDLKNYIATLRQKWSEDEGREEIIADIEYRMGELLQEHLKGKEVADREDIKYLIYTMGMPNDLADDDLTENYAENGFSASRTSASTSTNTFANKKLYRNPYHRILGGVASGLANYFGIDRVWIRLALVLAPFLDIVMMGISTSSLIILYIIAWIVIPKATTVSDMLQAKGEPVNAETIKEFKAANGELPPPRESFFRSALKILLKIIILTILISLVAVVLFIGFTVIGAIFFGSITIDYLPLLTENTWSFGVASTALIIALASIITGLILLSIKLISSSFRVHKAAKIAIPIILIGSIITLFTLAGIEARNFTAKSLKTNSIPLAATPNDTLIFSFNKEFDSNTFLDDDYAMVDNKNTFDFINSKDAKIVVTKTSRGKNFKDAQETLSKLKFPIKVLSNEIEIPNYFTLGKNTPFRNQEVDYYIHLPNNVPFVVKGARFVEQRNQNHTYITSNESNKPNGTPRVFMFIDGELKCTNCTDDDVEDEDSTETDNDSISIDGENLKLKADGKNENVELEIPGKIKIEADGKQQKVKIKLPDGKEIVNINE; from the coding sequence ATGGACAAAACATACAACATAGGACTTGGGGGCTTTTCTTTTATCATGGAAGAATCTGCCTTTAATGATTTAAAAAACTACATCGCAACCCTTCGCCAAAAATGGAGCGAAGATGAGGGGCGAGAGGAAATCATTGCCGATATTGAATATCGCATGGGCGAGCTGCTTCAAGAGCACTTGAAAGGGAAAGAGGTTGCCGACCGCGAAGACATTAAATACTTAATCTATACCATGGGAATGCCCAACGATTTGGCAGATGATGATTTAACTGAAAATTATGCGGAAAACGGATTTTCGGCAAGCAGAACTTCGGCTTCAACAAGCACCAACACTTTTGCCAACAAAAAATTGTACCGCAACCCCTATCACCGTATTTTGGGTGGTGTAGCCAGTGGCTTAGCCAATTACTTTGGCATAGACAGAGTTTGGATCCGTTTAGCATTGGTTTTAGCACCATTTTTAGACATCGTGATGATGGGTATTTCTACCTCATCGCTTATCATTTTGTACATTATAGCATGGATTGTAATCCCCAAGGCGACTACGGTTTCGGATATGCTACAAGCCAAGGGAGAACCCGTAAACGCCGAAACGATTAAAGAATTTAAAGCTGCCAATGGCGAATTGCCACCGCCAAGAGAAAGTTTTTTTCGTAGTGCTTTAAAAATATTGCTTAAAATCATTATTTTAACGATTTTGATTAGCTTGGTCGCCGTGGTATTATTCATAGGTTTTACAGTCATTGGTGCCATTTTCTTTGGCAGTATTACGATAGATTACCTTCCTTTGCTCACCGAAAACACTTGGTCTTTTGGCGTGGCGAGCACGGCACTAATTATAGCACTCGCATCTATCATTACAGGACTAATATTGCTCTCTATTAAATTAATATCAAGCAGTTTCAGAGTTCACAAAGCTGCAAAAATTGCTATTCCAATAATTCTGATAGGTTCAATTATAACCCTATTCACCTTGGCTGGAATTGAAGCAAGAAATTTCACCGCTAAAAGTTTAAAAACCAACTCGATTCCTCTTGCTGCGACACCAAACGACACGCTCATCTTTTCGTTCAACAAAGAATTTGATTCTAACACCTTTTTAGACGATGACTATGCAATGGTTGATAATAAAAACACCTTTGATTTCATCAATTCCAAAGATGCTAAAATCGTAGTAACGAAAACTTCTCGCGGCAAAAACTTTAAAGATGCACAAGAGACTTTAAGTAAATTAAAATTCCCGATTAAAGTATTGTCTAACGAAATTGAAATTCCGAATTATTTCACTTTGGGCAAAAACACACCTTTCCGTAATCAAGAAGTGGATTATTACATTCACCTGCCAAACAATGTTCCTTTTGTAGTGAAAGGGGCTCGTTTTGTGGAACAAAGGAATCAAAACCACACCTATATCACATCAAATGAGAGTAATAAACCAAATGGAACACCTAGAGTTTTCATGTTCATTGATGGAGAGTTGAAATGCACCAACTGTACCGATGATGATGTGGAGGATGAAGATTCCACTGAAACCGATAATGATTCTATCAGCATCGATGGCGAAAATTTAAAGCTTAAAGCCGATGGCAAAAACGAAAATGTAGAACTTGAAATTCCAGGTAAAATCAAAATTGAAGCTGATGGCAAACAACAAAAAGTGAAAATCAAATTGCCCGACGGCAAAGAAATCGTAAATATTAACGAATAA
- a CDS encoding DUF937 domain-containing protein, with the protein MDIQNLITSALNNQVIGQMSKSLGVDDSKVSSVISMAVPAILGQMNKNAQTPQGAESLNHALNDHSGSILDNLSGLLGGAANNAEGESILNHIFGGKQEQLAQNLGTQAGLSSGNVMQILSTIAPLIMGFLGKEKQQGNLNSNNISDLLGSLLSGATKGGNQNVLEKLLDQNGDGNITDDLMNMGSNLLKGFFNK; encoded by the coding sequence ATGGATATTCAAAATTTAATTACAAGCGCACTCAACAATCAGGTCATAGGACAAATGAGTAAAAGTTTAGGCGTAGACGATTCAAAAGTAAGTTCTGTTATCTCAATGGCTGTTCCTGCCATTTTGGGACAAATGAACAAAAATGCTCAAACGCCTCAAGGGGCAGAAAGCTTGAACCATGCACTCAACGACCACTCTGGCTCTATACTAGACAATCTGAGCGGATTGCTCGGCGGGGCTGCCAACAATGCAGAGGGCGAGAGCATCTTAAACCATATTTTTGGCGGAAAACAAGAGCAATTAGCTCAAAACCTCGGCACCCAAGCGGGGCTTTCTAGTGGAAATGTTATGCAAATTCTTTCTACCATAGCTCCACTCATTATGGGCTTTCTGGGCAAAGAAAAACAGCAAGGAAATTTAAACTCCAATAATATTTCTGATTTGCTCGGTAGCTTGCTAAGTGGAGCGACAAAAGGAGGCAATCAAAATGTGCTCGAAAAACTTTTAGACCAAAACGGGGACGGCAATATTACCGATGATTTAATGAATATGGGTTCTAACTTGTTAAAAGGATTCTTCAACAAATAA
- a CDS encoding PadR family transcriptional regulator, which translates to MNTEKAKVQMRKGILELCILSIIKRGDCYSSDIIEELKNAQMLVVEGTLYPLLTRLKNARMLSYRWEESTSGPPRKYFDITPEGEKFLSELIDSWHDLTQTVSHIIEKHN; encoded by the coding sequence ATGAATACAGAAAAAGCTAAAGTGCAGATGCGAAAAGGCATCTTGGAGCTTTGTATTCTAAGCATTATCAAACGCGGAGATTGCTATTCTTCTGACATTATAGAAGAATTGAAAAACGCGCAAATGTTGGTAGTAGAAGGCACGCTATACCCCCTACTCACTCGTTTAAAAAATGCAAGAATGCTAAGCTACCGCTGGGAAGAATCGACCTCGGGGCCTCCTAGAAAATATTTTGACATCACACCCGAAGGTGAAAAATTCTTAAGCGAGCTCATAGACTCGTGGCACGACCTCACACAAACTGTATCACACATCATCGAAAAACACAACTAA
- a CDS encoding PaaI family thioesterase, whose product MKTDDFLAKLNETNHNTVMETFGIQYIRFTGNTLTAEMEVTPKTHQPMGLLHGGVNAVLAETVGSYLSILQFKKEDKKSAVGINIQVNHMRAVRSGKVFATARFLRKGSSLHFMEIIIKNETGHITAQATMTNKIIDVK is encoded by the coding sequence ATGAAGACTGATGATTTTTTGGCTAAACTAAACGAAACCAATCACAATACCGTGATGGAAACGTTTGGTATTCAATACATTAGATTTACGGGCAACACACTCACCGCCGAGATGGAAGTAACGCCCAAAACACACCAGCCTATGGGGCTTTTGCACGGTGGGGTGAATGCCGTACTTGCCGAAACGGTGGGTAGCTATCTTTCGATTTTACAATTTAAAAAAGAAGATAAAAAATCTGCTGTGGGCATCAACATTCAAGTCAATCACATGCGTGCCGTGCGCAGCGGAAAAGTCTTTGCCACTGCCCGATTTTTGCGCAAAGGCAGTAGCCTGCATTTTATGGAAATCATCATCAAAAACGAAACGGGGCACATCACAGCACAAGCCACGATGACCAACAAAATTATTGATGTAAAATGA
- a CDS encoding chorismate-binding protein translates to MSFILYKNPEDERLFYAELKATDTEKNGRNFIFHSFDNQTEWIFEISDQKNISKNEILSLKVDLQSENQPNYILSQSEYLDLCQNFIAELKAKNYEKLILSRVKKTPALSPTETFLKLTQKYPKAFVYLFQHEGTTWLGATPEQLVKVENNTLQTIALAGTKANAENRDWTEKEREEHQFVVDYIASALRDFKPEIGKTFTIELQNISHLKTDISAILPENFNLKQITEQLHPTPAVCGLPKDNSMAFILQNEPHERRFYTGFLGFKSANSADFYVNLRCAELFKEYTLCYVGGGLTAKSDAQSEWQETELKSLTIG, encoded by the coding sequence ATGAGTTTTATTCTGTATAAAAATCCTGAAGACGAGAGGCTTTTTTATGCTGAATTAAAAGCCACAGACACCGAGAAAAATGGTCGAAATTTCATTTTTCATTCGTTTGATAACCAAACAGAATGGATTTTTGAAATATCAGACCAAAAAAATATATCCAAAAACGAAATTTTAAGTTTAAAGGTTGATTTACAGTCAGAAAATCAGCCGAATTATATTTTATCTCAATCGGAATATTTGGATTTATGTCAAAATTTCATCGCTGAATTAAAGGCAAAAAACTACGAAAAATTGATTTTGAGCCGTGTCAAAAAAACGCCTGCACTCTCTCCTACCGAGACTTTTCTGAAACTCACGCAAAAATATCCAAAAGCTTTTGTGTATCTTTTTCAGCACGAGGGCACCACTTGGCTTGGTGCAACGCCTGAACAATTGGTGAAAGTTGAAAACAACACGCTCCAAACTATTGCCTTGGCAGGCACCAAAGCCAATGCAGAAAATCGTGATTGGACGGAAAAGGAGCGAGAAGAACATCAATTTGTAGTGGATTACATCGCTTCGGCACTTCGTGATTTTAAGCCCGAAATTGGAAAAACTTTCACGATAGAGTTGCAAAATATTTCGCATTTAAAAACGGATATTTCAGCAATTTTGCCCGAAAATTTTAACCTAAAACAAATCACCGAACAACTACATCCTACGCCTGCCGTTTGTGGCTTACCCAAAGACAATTCTATGGCGTTTATTTTACAAAACGAACCGCATGAGCGCAGATTCTACACAGGTTTTTTAGGTTTTAAAAGTGCAAATTCAGCTGATTTTTATGTAAACCTTCGCTGTGCCGAATTGTTTAAAGAGTATACTTTGTGCTATGTGGGCGGCGGGCTCACCGCCAAAAGCGATGCCCAAAGCGAGTGGCAAGAAACCGAACTTAAAAGTTTAACGATTGGGTAA
- a CDS encoding 1-acyl-sn-glycerol-3-phosphate acyltransferase: MKKLIGSLAFALTGWKLKNDLDISKIHSCVLVCAPHTSNWDFFYAVMAFWKLGIPMKLFIKDSWTKPWYGFVIKWLGGIGVDRSKRNNLTDYAGELLKNSPEGLFLINSPEATRSFSSRWKKGFYYIAQKGGVPIVLAFCDYKKKEAGIGKIIDPATHSVEETLKIAEDFYRDVAPKFPENFNPKFTADED, from the coding sequence ATGAAGAAACTCATCGGCAGCCTTGCCTTTGCGCTCACGGGCTGGAAACTTAAAAACGATTTAGACATTTCTAAAATACATAGTTGTGTGCTTGTATGTGCGCCACATACCTCAAACTGGGACTTTTTCTATGCCGTGATGGCGTTCTGGAAACTCGGAATCCCAATGAAACTTTTTATCAAAGATTCTTGGACTAAACCTTGGTATGGCTTCGTTATCAAATGGCTGGGCGGCATTGGCGTAGATCGTTCAAAACGCAATAATTTAACCGATTACGCTGGCGAATTGCTTAAAAACTCGCCCGAGGGTTTATTTTTAATTAATTCTCCAGAGGCTACTCGCAGCTTTTCTTCACGCTGGAAAAAGGGATTTTACTACATTGCACAAAAGGGCGGAGTGCCTATCGTTTTAGCATTTTGCGATTACAAAAAAAAGGAGGCGGGCATAGGCAAAATCATTGATCCCGCGACGCATTCTGTGGAAGAAACTTTGAAAATCGCAGAAGATTTCTACCGAGATGTTGCGCCAAAATTCCCTGAAAACTTTAATCCTAAATTTACTGCTGATGAAGACTGA